The following proteins are co-located in the Polystyrenella longa genome:
- a CDS encoding Nramp family divalent metal transporter, with translation MTSSPSSPDADIPVSNSSDFEAPYPGSPKMPRWETGELIDAPRFKLKNWAMMLGPGLILGGAAIGGGEWLTGPLVTARYGGTLLWLATLSILGQVIYNIEISRYTLYTGEPIFTGKFRIPPGPRFWMISYLLLDFGSFFPYLAAYAATPLLAAYLGGTPDAEAGRMTIEIAGMGGTYSHGEIMRVLGMIIFVLAIVPLIFGGKVFNMLKAIMAFKIITVMTFLLIVALCFSSATTWIEIFSGFFKFGNIPIESVEDVNHNGILDPGEDWDSDGRLDMIEPRTDYVIDQDGDGKNDATDINRDNIADPMVAVSAGIDGSETILWPDLDEDGQPDVAYTYDSNNDGTPDTSIAYDADQNGYLDPYLDYDGDGTRDGDNVENLFLRPFKSEGEKAPIHIDWSVIAFLSALIAISGSGGLSNTPISNYTRDQGWGMGHHVGAIPSIVGGQDIQLSHVGTVFKPTAESLPRWKRWYRHIVRDQLVIWMPACFFGLALPSMLSVEFLARGTIVEDKWAAAVMTADGVKSTAISSFGAEWGAFFGFMTLFCGFLVLAPSMSTSADGVIRRWVDVFWTASPRLQKMKTSAIRYVYFSVLTVYTVLGLIMLSLEQPESLLLIATTIYNFALGISCIHTLVVNCWLLPKELRPNWFSKLALGMTGLFFFTVACLSTLAKFV, from the coding sequence ATGACCTCTTCCCCCTCCTCGCCCGACGCCGACATCCCCGTCAGTAACTCCTCCGATTTCGAAGCGCCCTATCCCGGCTCTCCAAAGATGCCTAGATGGGAAACAGGAGAGTTGATTGATGCTCCGCGATTCAAATTGAAAAACTGGGCAATGATGCTTGGTCCTGGACTGATTTTGGGGGGAGCCGCGATTGGAGGTGGGGAATGGTTAACTGGCCCACTGGTCACCGCCCGCTACGGAGGGACTTTGTTGTGGCTGGCCACGCTCAGTATTTTAGGTCAGGTGATCTACAACATCGAAATCAGTCGGTACACGCTTTACACCGGTGAGCCAATTTTTACCGGTAAATTCCGCATTCCACCGGGTCCCCGGTTCTGGATGATCAGCTACCTGCTGCTCGACTTCGGTTCCTTCTTTCCGTATCTCGCCGCCTACGCCGCGACACCTTTATTAGCAGCTTATCTTGGTGGTACACCCGACGCGGAAGCGGGCCGTATGACGATTGAAATTGCGGGAATGGGGGGGACTTATTCCCACGGCGAAATTATGCGCGTGCTGGGCATGATAATCTTTGTTCTGGCGATTGTCCCTCTTATCTTTGGCGGCAAAGTCTTCAACATGTTGAAGGCCATCATGGCCTTTAAGATCATCACCGTGATGACGTTTCTTCTGATCGTCGCTCTCTGTTTTTCCAGCGCAACCACATGGATTGAGATATTCTCAGGCTTCTTCAAATTCGGAAATATTCCTATTGAATCGGTCGAAGATGTGAACCACAACGGCATACTCGATCCCGGGGAAGACTGGGACAGCGATGGCCGGTTAGACATGATTGAACCACGAACAGATTATGTCATTGACCAGGATGGCGATGGGAAAAACGACGCGACTGATATCAATCGCGACAATATTGCGGATCCGATGGTCGCTGTTTCGGCAGGCATCGACGGATCGGAGACCATCCTGTGGCCCGACCTTGATGAAGATGGCCAGCCCGATGTCGCCTACACTTATGATTCCAACAATGATGGAACCCCCGACACCAGTATCGCCTATGATGCAGACCAAAATGGCTATCTGGATCCCTACCTCGACTATGATGGAGACGGGACTCGCGATGGGGATAACGTGGAGAACCTCTTTCTGCGTCCTTTCAAATCGGAAGGTGAAAAAGCACCGATTCATATCGACTGGTCTGTCATCGCCTTTCTTTCAGCCTTAATTGCCATCTCCGGTTCCGGGGGATTATCAAACACGCCCATTAGTAATTACACCCGCGACCAGGGTTGGGGAATGGGGCATCACGTGGGTGCGATTCCGAGTATCGTCGGTGGCCAGGACATTCAGCTCTCGCACGTCGGAACAGTATTCAAACCAACTGCGGAATCGTTACCTCGTTGGAAGCGGTGGTATCGACATATTGTTCGTGACCAACTCGTGATCTGGATGCCGGCCTGTTTCTTTGGTTTAGCACTTCCCAGTATGTTGTCGGTCGAGTTTCTTGCTCGCGGCACTATCGTTGAAGATAAATGGGCCGCAGCCGTCATGACTGCCGATGGAGTGAAATCGACGGCCATCTCCAGTTTTGGAGCCGAATGGGGTGCCTTTTTCGGGTTCATGACGCTCTTCTGTGGCTTCCTCGTTCTGGCTCCCAGCATGTCGACATCAGCGGACGGTGTCATCCGCCGCTGGGTGGACGTCTTCTGGACGGCCAGCCCACGTCTTCAGAAGATGAAAACGAGCGCCATTCGATATGTCTACTTCTCCGTTCTCACTGTATACACCGTTCTCGGTTTGATCATGCTCTCGTTGGAGCAGCCTGAATCACTCTTGCTAATCGCGACAACGATCTACAACTTTGCCTTGGGAATCAGCTGTATTCACACATTGGTCGTGAATTGCTGGTTGCTTCCTAAGGAACTGCGACCGAACTGGTTCTCCAAATTAGCCCTCGGTATGACCGGATTGTTTTTCTTCACAGTCGCCTGCTTATCCACGTTGGCTAAATTCGTTTAG
- a CDS encoding universal stress protein, which yields MIKLKKIMVATDFSPHSEVAISYATEFAKTFDAEVLVTAIVEEPSLMAELPPMGEAYFPPNLAEIQQQSAEKACQKKIEEHGLKNARVVVEIGTPFVEIVRIAREEEVDMIIIGTHGRGAIAHMLLGSVAEKIVRKAPCPVLTVRSGEHEFIQP from the coding sequence ATGATCAAGCTCAAAAAAATCATGGTCGCCACCGACTTCAGCCCTCATTCCGAAGTCGCGATCAGCTACGCCACCGAGTTTGCCAAAACCTTCGACGCCGAAGTTCTGGTCACCGCCATTGTGGAAGAACCTTCGCTGATGGCAGAGCTTCCCCCCATGGGCGAAGCCTACTTCCCCCCGAACCTGGCCGAGATTCAACAGCAGAGTGCCGAGAAAGCCTGTCAGAAAAAGATTGAAGAGCATGGTTTAAAAAACGCTCGGGTCGTCGTAGAGATCGGAACACCCTTCGTCGAGATTGTGCGGATTGCACGCGAGGAAGAAGTCGACATGATCATTATCGGCACCCATGGCCGGGGAGCGATCGCTCATATGCTTTTGGGCTCTGTTGCAGAAAAAATCGTCCGCAAAGCTCCCTGCCCCGTCTTAACCGTCCGCAGCGGAGAGCACGAGTTTATCCAACCTTAA
- a CDS encoding AAA family ATPase — protein MKRELAKVIIGQNEVIDQILSAIFTGGHCLLVGVPGLAKTLVVSTIARILDVEFHRIQFTPDLMPSDITGTNVLEENEDGRREFRFVKGPVFTNILLADEINRTPPKTQAALLQAMQEHEVTAGQTTFDLPEPFFVIATQNPIEQEGTYPLPEAQLDRFMFNIKVDYPNQEEEEQILTSTTSGKTHEIRKVLSSKAIMYLQKQIGMIECSPLTIKYVARLVRATRPGDETSPKFVKELVDWGAGPRAGQYLIAGAKAQAAMDGRPSVAMEDVRKVAIPALRHRISTNFQAQAEGMTTDDVIHRLVEEVPEPNIPKYEKS, from the coding sequence ATGAAGCGCGAGCTGGCCAAGGTCATCATTGGTCAGAATGAGGTGATCGATCAGATCCTCTCCGCGATTTTCACGGGCGGGCACTGCCTGTTGGTCGGGGTGCCGGGTCTGGCGAAGACGTTGGTCGTTAGTACCATTGCCCGGATTCTCGACGTCGAATTCCACCGGATTCAGTTTACGCCGGACCTGATGCCGTCCGACATCACCGGTACGAACGTGCTCGAAGAGAACGAAGATGGCCGCCGCGAGTTTCGGTTTGTCAAAGGTCCTGTCTTCACCAACATTCTGCTCGCGGACGAAATCAACCGAACACCACCGAAGACACAGGCCGCGCTGCTGCAGGCGATGCAGGAGCATGAAGTGACTGCCGGACAGACGACGTTCGATCTTCCCGAACCCTTCTTCGTCATCGCCACTCAGAACCCGATCGAACAAGAGGGAACCTACCCGCTTCCCGAAGCCCAGCTCGACCGATTTATGTTTAACATCAAAGTCGACTACCCCAATCAGGAAGAAGAAGAGCAAATCCTGACGTCGACCACCAGCGGCAAGACGCACGAGATTCGCAAAGTTCTCTCTTCCAAAGCGATCATGTATCTGCAAAAGCAAATCGGCATGATTGAATGTTCGCCCCTGACGATTAAATACGTCGCGCGGCTCGTCCGTGCCACCCGTCCCGGTGATGAAACCTCTCCCAAGTTTGTCAAAGAACTTGTCGACTGGGGAGCGGGTCCCAGGGCAGGGCAGTATCTGATCGCCGGAGCCAAAGCCCAGGCCGCCATGGACGGTCGCCCGTCCGTCGCTATGGAAGATGTCCGTAAAGTGGCGATTCCTGCTCTACGCCATCGCATCTCCACCAACTTTCAGGCCCAGGCCGAAGGGATGACCACCGACGACGTCATCCACCGCCTCGTTGAAGAAGTCCCCGAACCCAATATTCCCAAATACGAAAAGTCATAA
- a CDS encoding DUF58 domain-containing protein → MSQAEKYLKPEVIQTVSRLDLRAKFIVEGFLSGLHASPYHGFSVEFSEHRRYVQGDDIKDIDWLVFARTDRYYIKKYQAETNITGYLLMDLSESMGYTYRQELNKFEYCICLAAALSYLMIHQQDPVGLITFSDEIGKSLPAKSRRSHLGNILALLAQLKPQGTTELGKNIKRVASMIKHKSLIMIFTDLLTDADDVIKNLHLLRYAGHDVILFHVLDEAEVTFPFTGNVIFEDPESTDSMNVDAEGIKTDYLESVEEFRAHFKKECQAMGADYLPLDTSMPFDRALMEYLVQRQARF, encoded by the coding sequence ATGTCCCAGGCCGAAAAATATCTGAAACCGGAAGTCATCCAGACTGTTTCCCGGCTTGATCTCCGGGCGAAGTTTATCGTGGAAGGGTTTCTCAGCGGATTACACGCGTCGCCCTATCATGGGTTCAGCGTCGAGTTCAGCGAGCATCGCCGGTATGTGCAGGGGGATGACATCAAGGATATCGACTGGCTCGTCTTCGCACGAACCGACCGGTATTACATCAAGAAGTATCAGGCCGAGACGAACATCACCGGTTATCTGTTGATGGACCTCTCCGAGAGTATGGGCTACACCTACCGGCAGGAATTGAACAAGTTCGAGTACTGCATTTGCCTCGCCGCCGCGCTCAGTTATCTGATGATTCACCAGCAGGACCCGGTTGGGCTCATCACGTTCAGTGACGAGATCGGAAAATCGCTCCCCGCTAAAAGTCGCCGCTCGCATCTGGGTAACATTCTTGCGCTGCTGGCACAGCTCAAACCTCAGGGGACAACCGAGCTGGGCAAGAACATTAAGCGGGTTGCCTCGATGATCAAACATAAATCGTTGATCATGATCTTCACCGACTTATTGACCGACGCCGACGACGTCATCAAGAACCTGCACCTCTTACGCTACGCCGGTCACGATGTCATCCTATTTCATGTACTCGATGAAGCCGAAGTCACATTCCCGTTCACCGGCAACGTCATCTTCGAAGACCCGGAATCGACCGACAGCATGAACGTCGACGCTGAAGGCATCAAAACCGACTACCTGGAATCGGTCGAAGAATTCCGCGCCCACTTCAAAAAAGAATGCCAGGCAATGGGTGCCGACTATCTCCCCCTCGATACATCCATGCCCTTCGACCGGGCGCTGATGGAATATCTGGTGCAACGCCAGGCGAGGTTTTAG
- the ggt gene encoding gamma-glutamyltransferase translates to MHSWLRILFYCCTPLALSLGDLPAVNADLTDDKWFSQGVVAADHPLAAEAGLTILKQGGNAVDACVATSFALSVVRPGSCGIGGGGFMVVWLAEEEKALVLDYRETAPEHSRSNMFQPGPKENHPDELNPSRVGGLAVGIPGTVAGLCEAQQKYGKLTLQQVLAPAIELCNQGITVDHHAQAEQADLIDLFTRHAGLRTRFEPLWKNYLNRGIPWTDNRPFHSPQKEVLELIAQEGPNAFYTGPVAEAIVDTVRRSGGIMTLADLKNYQPVERQPLQGEFQNHTVYTMPPPSSGGIVILQILGTLEAYAQLHPEGWKQFASIEDPLFLHLLVEASKHAFADRARFLGDTDFVDVPLDDLLSTERLQNRAKSILMNGTKPLESYGSFLPVEDAGTSHISIMDQWGNAVACTETVNTQFGSLVVVPEYGIVLNNEMDDFAAVPGVPNAFGLIQSAANSIEPGKKPLSSMSPTIMVKEGKAVLAVGGSGGPRIISGTWQVILHRVLWDEPIKQAVSSPRLHHQWIPNTLYLEPTLFTEHAASLLTLGHDVKIRDIITAVQATVRTEEGMRGVNDPRKSEEVDGVGF, encoded by the coding sequence ATGCATTCCTGGCTTCGAATACTGTTCTACTGTTGCACACCGCTCGCTCTTTCCCTGGGAGACCTGCCCGCCGTGAATGCTGACCTCACCGACGATAAATGGTTCTCTCAAGGTGTCGTGGCTGCGGACCATCCGCTGGCGGCGGAAGCGGGGCTGACCATTCTCAAACAGGGAGGCAACGCCGTAGACGCCTGCGTGGCGACCTCGTTCGCCCTCTCTGTCGTAAGACCCGGTAGCTGCGGAATCGGCGGAGGCGGGTTTATGGTCGTCTGGCTGGCCGAGGAGGAAAAAGCACTCGTCCTCGACTATCGCGAAACAGCCCCGGAACATTCCCGCAGCAATATGTTTCAGCCCGGCCCCAAGGAAAATCATCCAGACGAACTGAACCCCAGCCGCGTGGGTGGTTTGGCCGTGGGGATTCCGGGGACAGTGGCCGGGCTCTGCGAGGCTCAGCAGAAATATGGAAAACTGACGTTGCAGCAAGTCCTCGCGCCCGCGATCGAGTTGTGCAATCAGGGGATCACCGTCGATCACCACGCTCAGGCAGAACAGGCCGATCTCATCGACCTGTTTACCCGGCACGCCGGTTTGCGAACCCGATTTGAACCTCTCTGGAAAAACTACCTGAACCGGGGCATCCCCTGGACGGACAACCGCCCTTTTCATTCACCGCAAAAGGAAGTTCTGGAACTGATTGCCCAGGAAGGACCGAATGCCTTTTACACCGGCCCTGTTGCCGAAGCCATCGTTGACACCGTGCGGCGTTCTGGGGGAATAATGACGTTGGCTGATCTGAAGAACTATCAACCCGTCGAACGCCAACCGTTGCAAGGTGAATTTCAAAACCACACCGTCTACACGATGCCTCCCCCCTCCAGCGGTGGAATTGTCATTCTGCAAATTCTGGGAACGCTCGAAGCGTATGCTCAATTGCATCCGGAAGGTTGGAAACAGTTCGCCAGCATAGAGGACCCCCTCTTCCTGCATCTGTTGGTGGAAGCGAGTAAACATGCCTTCGCCGACCGTGCCCGATTCCTGGGAGATACCGACTTTGTCGATGTTCCGCTCGACGATCTGCTTTCAACAGAACGCTTGCAGAACCGGGCGAAGTCGATCCTCATGAACGGCACGAAACCGCTCGAATCTTATGGTTCGTTTCTTCCTGTCGAAGATGCGGGGACGAGTCACATTTCGATCATGGATCAATGGGGAAACGCAGTCGCCTGTACGGAAACAGTGAATACGCAGTTCGGCAGCCTGGTCGTGGTGCCGGAGTATGGCATTGTGCTGAATAACGAGATGGACGACTTCGCCGCCGTGCCCGGGGTCCCGAATGCGTTCGGTTTAATTCAAAGCGCGGCCAACAGTATTGAGCCGGGTAAAAAACCGCTGTCGAGTATGTCTCCCACGATCATGGTGAAAGAGGGCAAGGCCGTTCTGGCCGTCGGTGGCTCGGGCGGTCCCCGCATCATCAGCGGCACCTGGCAAGTCATTCTGCACCGAGTCCTCTGGGACGAACCGATCAAACAAGCGGTCAGTTCCCCGCGCCTGCATCATCAATGGATCCCCAACACGCTCTACCTGGAACCAACCCTCTTCACCGAACACGCCGCGTCGCTCTTGACCCTCGGTCACGATGTAAAGATACGAGACATCATCACCGCCGTACAAGCAACGGTGAGAACGGAAGAAGGCATGCGCGGAGTGAATGATCCCAGGAAGTCAGAAGAAGTGGACGGGGTTGGGTTTTGA
- the mtaB gene encoding tRNA (N(6)-L-threonylcarbamoyladenosine(37)-C(2))-methylthiotransferase MtaB: MSTLKCKLVTLGCKVNQYETQLVQETLLQNGYELARDEEAADLCVVNTCTVTNTGDSKSRQVIRRLAKDNPAAKTIVMGCYATRDPEMVSTLPNVFEVVTDKRELPDVFNRLGINEMPNGISYFDGRHRAFVKVQDGCILRCTYCIIPSVRPGLRSRPAIDIVEEVKRLLGNGYREIVLSGIHVGHYGVDTTRGKSGLPPYRIWDLFEELDRIPGDWRMRLSSIEAPEINEEFISAAANCEHLCPQFHPALQSGSETVLRRMRRRYSISKFLDKIEMMRERLVKPSFTTDVIVGFPGETEAEFEETMESCRQARFIKTHVFPYSQRKGTPAAKFEDQVPPEVRKERCQRLANLERDLALQNYEELVEDNLEVLVERECEDRPGWVRGTDRRYAPVELPGSTADVGNFVVANGLSATRDGITAERITPMRETETESMVKLEL, encoded by the coding sequence ATGTCCACGCTCAAGTGCAAACTGGTGACCCTCGGTTGCAAGGTGAACCAGTACGAAACACAACTCGTACAGGAAACGCTTTTGCAGAACGGGTACGAACTTGCCCGCGATGAAGAAGCGGCCGATCTCTGCGTGGTCAATACGTGCACGGTGACCAATACGGGCGATTCCAAATCGCGGCAGGTCATTCGTCGTCTGGCGAAAGACAACCCTGCCGCCAAAACCATCGTGATGGGCTGTTACGCCACCCGCGACCCCGAAATGGTGAGCACACTTCCGAATGTTTTCGAAGTCGTGACCGACAAACGGGAACTGCCGGATGTCTTCAACCGGCTCGGCATTAACGAAATGCCCAACGGCATCAGCTACTTCGACGGACGCCACCGTGCGTTTGTGAAAGTTCAGGATGGCTGCATCCTGCGTTGCACCTACTGCATCATTCCCTCAGTCCGGCCCGGTTTGCGAAGTCGACCCGCCATCGATATCGTCGAAGAAGTCAAACGGTTGCTGGGAAATGGTTACCGGGAGATCGTGTTGAGCGGTATTCATGTCGGTCACTACGGTGTCGATACGACGCGCGGAAAATCGGGACTGCCGCCGTATCGCATCTGGGATCTCTTTGAAGAACTCGACCGGATTCCGGGTGACTGGCGAATGCGACTGTCGAGTATCGAAGCTCCAGAGATCAACGAAGAATTCATCTCTGCTGCGGCCAATTGCGAACACCTTTGCCCACAGTTTCATCCGGCACTACAGAGCGGATCGGAAACAGTCTTGCGTCGGATGCGTCGTCGTTATTCCATCTCCAAGTTTCTCGACAAGATTGAAATGATGCGCGAGCGACTGGTGAAACCGTCGTTCACGACTGATGTTATTGTTGGTTTTCCCGGCGAGACCGAAGCCGAGTTTGAAGAGACGATGGAATCCTGCCGACAAGCCCGCTTCATCAAGACACACGTCTTCCCCTACAGTCAACGTAAGGGAACTCCCGCCGCGAAATTTGAGGATCAGGTTCCTCCCGAAGTTCGTAAAGAACGGTGCCAGCGACTGGCGAATCTGGAACGCGACCTGGCTCTGCAGAACTACGAAGAACTGGTTGAAGACAATCTCGAGGTACTCGTCGAACGGGAATGCGAGGATCGTCCCGGTTGGGTCCGTGGTACGGATCGCCGATACGCTCCGGTGGAGTTACCTGGTTCAACCGCCGACGTAGGGAACTTTGTCGTCGCCAATGGCCTCTCCGCCACCCGAGACGGTATCACTGCCGAACGAATCACGCCCATGCGGGAAACCGAAACGGAGTCGATGGTGAAACTGGAATTGTGA
- the tmk gene encoding dTMP kinase translates to MLIAIEGIDGSGKGTQAKLLLESFRQTGRSAELISFPQYDATLFGRAIGDFLNGRFGALDEVNPFLVSLLYAGDRFESKKKLEGALAQCEFVILDRYVASNIAHQGSKVPVEERAELISWIKQIEFEIYQLPKPDLVVHLDLPVAAAQELISRKSKRTYTDKAADLQEADANYLSGVRDVYCELAVSERNWSQINCYNETTESIRSLEEIHRELLGLFSGKSN, encoded by the coding sequence GTGCTTATCGCGATCGAAGGAATCGATGGTTCCGGAAAAGGAACCCAGGCGAAGTTACTGCTCGAATCATTTCGTCAAACGGGACGTTCGGCCGAGTTGATCAGCTTTCCGCAATACGACGCGACTTTGTTCGGTCGTGCGATTGGTGATTTTCTTAATGGCCGGTTTGGTGCCCTGGACGAAGTGAATCCTTTCCTCGTTTCACTGCTGTATGCCGGTGATCGATTCGAGTCTAAAAAGAAACTGGAAGGGGCCTTGGCTCAGTGTGAGTTTGTCATTCTCGACCGGTATGTGGCTTCGAACATTGCGCATCAGGGATCTAAAGTTCCTGTCGAGGAACGAGCGGAACTCATTAGCTGGATCAAACAGATCGAGTTTGAAATCTATCAACTTCCCAAACCCGACCTCGTCGTGCATCTTGACCTGCCCGTCGCTGCGGCTCAGGAATTAATCAGCCGCAAATCAAAACGGACTTATACAGACAAAGCGGCCGATCTACAGGAAGCGGATGCCAATTACCTGTCCGGCGTCCGGGATGTCTACTGCGAGTTGGCCGTCAGTGAACGGAACTGGTCGCAGATCAACTGCTATAACGAAACCACAGAATCGATTCGGTCACTCGAGGAAATTCATCGCGAGTTACTCGGTCTGTTCAGCGGCAAATCAAATTAA
- a CDS encoding class I SAM-dependent methyltransferase, which yields MEIIEGHIYDYPRYYDLVYGSDWKAEFDFLTGCFAKYSKKPVQRLFEPACGTGRLLIKFAQKGYEVAGNDLNEKAIKFCNERLVRHGYPASAFVGDMADYKVKQKYDAAFNMINSFRHLPTEKTAEAHFHCVADSLKKGGIYYIGLHLTPTKGESTDHEEWLARRGNLTVISSLWSDGIDFKTREEKIGMSYQVYTPLKGFRIVDDMIYRTYTAEQFLKLIKKTDCFEIEETYDFCYELDNPIEIDSQTEDTVFVLRKK from the coding sequence ATGGAAATCATTGAAGGTCACATTTACGACTATCCCCGCTATTACGACCTCGTCTACGGTTCCGACTGGAAGGCTGAGTTTGATTTCCTCACGGGCTGCTTTGCGAAGTACTCGAAGAAGCCTGTCCAGCGGTTGTTCGAGCCTGCCTGCGGCACGGGTCGACTGTTGATCAAATTTGCCCAGAAAGGGTACGAAGTCGCCGGTAACGACTTGAACGAGAAGGCGATCAAATTCTGCAACGAACGATTGGTGCGACATGGGTATCCCGCATCTGCGTTCGTGGGTGATATGGCTGATTATAAAGTCAAACAGAAATACGATGCTGCCTTCAACATGATCAACAGCTTCCGACATCTGCCTACAGAGAAAACGGCCGAAGCCCATTTCCATTGCGTGGCCGATTCCTTGAAAAAGGGAGGAATCTACTACATCGGTTTGCATCTGACCCCCACCAAGGGAGAGTCTACCGACCACGAGGAATGGCTCGCCCGCCGTGGCAATCTCACCGTCATCTCCAGCTTATGGTCCGACGGGATCGATTTCAAAACGCGTGAAGAAAAGATCGGTATGTCTTACCAGGTCTACACGCCGTTAAAAGGCTTCCGCATTGTCGATGACATGATCTACAGGACCTACACGGCAGAACAGTTTCTCAAACTGATCAAAAAGACCGACTGCTTTGAAATCGAAGAGACGTATGACTTCTGTTACGAACTCGATAATCCCATCGAAATCGATAGTCAGACAGAAGATACTGTATTCGTCTTACGGAAAAAGTGA
- a CDS encoding TIGR00266 family protein, which produces MRNSHEIDYEIFGDDLQIVEVELDPGETVIAEAGAMNYMEDGITFEARLGDGSQPQQGFFSKAFSAAGRMATGESLFMTHFTNEARDKRKVAFAAPYPGRIVPLELSQVGGQFTCQKDAFLCAALGTQLSVAFNKKLGTGFFGGEGFILQKLEGDGRSFIHAGGMIIKKKLAGETLVVDTGCLVGFTEGIQYDIQRSGGLKSMVFGGEGMFLARMSGHGTVLLQSLPFSRLADRIIRHAPSMGGSSTGEGSVLGRFGNLFGD; this is translated from the coding sequence ATGCGGAACAGTCATGAGATCGACTATGAGATTTTTGGGGATGACCTGCAGATCGTGGAGGTGGAACTCGATCCGGGAGAAACCGTGATCGCGGAAGCGGGGGCCATGAACTACATGGAAGACGGTATCACCTTCGAAGCACGTCTGGGTGACGGTTCACAACCTCAGCAGGGTTTCTTCTCCAAAGCATTCAGCGCAGCGGGCCGAATGGCGACGGGGGAATCACTCTTTATGACCCACTTCACAAATGAGGCACGCGACAAACGAAAAGTCGCGTTTGCCGCTCCGTATCCGGGTCGGATTGTGCCTCTTGAACTCAGCCAGGTGGGCGGTCAGTTTACCTGTCAGAAAGACGCCTTTCTCTGTGCGGCCCTGGGAACCCAATTGTCCGTGGCTTTTAATAAGAAACTGGGCACGGGGTTCTTTGGGGGAGAAGGGTTCATCCTGCAGAAACTCGAAGGGGACGGGCGCTCCTTCATTCATGCTGGTGGAATGATCATCAAAAAGAAGTTGGCGGGCGAGACATTGGTTGTCGACACGGGTTGTCTCGTCGGATTTACTGAAGGCATTCAGTACGACATCCAACGGTCGGGCGGATTGAAGTCGATGGTCTTTGGAGGGGAAGGGATGTTCCTCGCCCGCATGAGCGGACATGGAACTGTGCTGCTTCAGAGTTTGCCCTTCTCGCGACTGGCCGACCGGATTATCCGTCACGCTCCGTCGATGGGAGGCAGCAGCACTGGAGAAGGCTCAGTGCTAGGCAGATTTGGGAACCTCTTCGGCGACTGA
- the sppA gene encoding signal peptide peptidase SppA has protein sequence MAKSKADGQEIVLPEGEGRSTIVINNNPGKAKWVKILLVISLIVNVFMYSAYQEYFQDPHEPQERFHDGDASATDKVARISVDGVIFGKNTTNILKSINKAQEDENVKAILLSVDSPGGGAPDSHQIYHELKKLSAQKPMYVHMKKYAASGGYYVAMGAGTEAKIFAEPTTWTGSIGVIIPRFNLTGLEEKLGIRSAPIKSGPFKDSPSPFRDLEGAEKELWDAIIADSLGLFTGVIVENRTDLDEAEVDAIATGQVYTASQALANGLVDQIGYEEDALTALGEKAGFDPEKVRIIDYYVEPTITEALMGTSAKSPIEQQWEALVQSTIPRAMYLCSWLPIGTGE, from the coding sequence ATGGCGAAAAGTAAAGCAGACGGGCAGGAAATCGTTCTGCCGGAGGGAGAGGGACGATCCACCATCGTCATTAACAACAATCCGGGAAAAGCTAAATGGGTTAAGATCCTGCTGGTTATCTCGCTGATCGTCAACGTGTTCATGTACTCCGCGTACCAGGAGTATTTTCAGGATCCCCATGAACCCCAGGAACGATTTCACGATGGAGATGCTTCGGCTACGGATAAAGTGGCCCGCATTTCTGTCGACGGTGTTATCTTCGGTAAGAATACAACCAATATTCTGAAGTCGATCAATAAGGCTCAGGAAGATGAGAACGTAAAAGCCATTCTTCTGTCGGTCGACAGCCCGGGAGGAGGCGCGCCAGATAGTCATCAGATTTATCATGAGCTTAAGAAACTCAGCGCTCAGAAACCAATGTACGTCCATATGAAAAAATATGCCGCGTCGGGTGGTTACTATGTTGCCATGGGTGCGGGAACGGAAGCGAAAATCTTTGCCGAACCAACGACTTGGACTGGCTCCATCGGTGTTATTATTCCGCGATTCAATTTGACCGGTCTGGAAGAGAAGCTCGGTATTCGCTCCGCACCAATAAAGTCTGGCCCATTCAAAGATTCTCCCAGCCCATTTCGAGATCTCGAAGGAGCCGAGAAAGAATTGTGGGACGCAATCATTGCCGATTCCCTGGGGTTATTCACCGGCGTAATCGTCGAGAACCGAACCGACCTGGACGAGGCCGAAGTCGATGCCATCGCCACAGGACAGGTTTACACAGCATCGCAGGCGCTGGCGAATGGTCTCGTGGACCAGATCGGATATGAAGAAGACGCTTTGACGGCACTCGGAGAAAAAGCGGGTTTCGATCCTGAAAAAGTCCGAATCATCGACTATTACGTGGAACCGACGATTACTGAGGCTTTGATGGGAACATCAGCGAAATCACCCATCGAGCAGCAATGGGAAGCCCTTGTCCAATCGACCATTCCCAGAGCAATGTATCTTTGTTCCTGGTTACCGATCGGGACTGGTGAATAA